Proteins encoded together in one Orrella marina window:
- the dnaQ gene encoding DNA polymerase III subunit epsilon: MRWVILDTETTGLDPDTGHRIIEIGAVEVMNRSLTGRDFHVYLNPDRESDPGALEVHGLTTDFLSDKPRFKDVVDEFLDYVGDAEIIIHNAPFDLKFLDAELGKIGKKSFKTFCPEVTDSLVHAKSLHPGKRNSLDALCDRYGISNAHRTLHGALLDSQLLAEVWLAMTRGQDSLAIEEYDEASRLERANHNGKHYELPAISVSEQELQAHGAYLEALDKASDGKTLWRTFAGHV, encoded by the coding sequence ATGCGCTGGGTAATACTTGATACGGAAACCACGGGTCTGGACCCGGACACCGGGCACCGGATTATTGAGATCGGGGCGGTTGAAGTCATGAACCGTTCTTTGACCGGGCGAGATTTCCATGTGTACTTGAATCCGGATCGTGAAAGCGATCCAGGCGCGCTTGAAGTCCACGGGCTGACGACTGATTTTCTGTCGGACAAGCCGCGTTTCAAGGACGTGGTCGACGAGTTCCTCGATTATGTGGGTGATGCAGAGATCATCATTCACAATGCGCCGTTCGATCTCAAGTTTCTGGATGCTGAACTCGGGAAAATCGGCAAGAAGTCCTTCAAGACCTTTTGCCCCGAAGTGACAGACTCGTTGGTGCACGCGAAATCCCTGCATCCGGGCAAGCGCAACTCGCTGGATGCATTGTGTGATCGTTACGGCATTAGCAATGCGCATCGAACGCTTCACGGTGCTTTGCTTGATTCCCAGTTACTTGCCGAGGTCTGGCTGGCCATGACGCGTGGTCAGGACAGTCTGGCGATCGAGGAATACGATGAGGCATCTCGTCTGGAGCGCGCAAATCACAATGGCAAGCATTATGAGCTGCCTGCTATCTCGGTGAGCGAACAGGAGCTTCAGGCTCATGGTGCTTACCTCGAGGCACTGGACAAAGCATCGGACGGCAAGACGCTGTGGCGAACTTTTGCGGGGCATGTATAA
- a CDS encoding tyrosine-type recombinase/integrase has protein sequence MSIWTDKQGRLHVGIMVGGKRIHRRLPEGASARDAKLLEAELLRAANRKSPSIPGDPPMASIMGLYMAHADTLRSPDTAKFHAMRSGQWLEGVRASEASVAMAKMAKDMRGHYAPGTINRSLGAVKAALKLAFRSGMIPEDYGSKITRLPENNERHLYLSIEEVKRLADCCSEQVRAAVWIALLTGCRRGEILKMQPGDIQEGRLRIRAGNTKTLRERTVPIIPVLRPWLEYLPLQINAEGLKTGFRRAREKAEMPHVHFHDLRHSCASLLINMGVSLHVVKEILGHTTIKTTERYAHLDVERQQEALMMLSKAVDAA, from the coding sequence ATGTCAATCTGGACAGACAAGCAAGGCCGTCTCCATGTCGGAATCATGGTCGGCGGCAAACGCATTCACAGACGCCTACCGGAAGGTGCATCTGCGCGTGACGCCAAGCTCCTAGAGGCTGAGCTATTGCGTGCAGCCAATAGAAAATCCCCGTCCATACCAGGCGACCCGCCAATGGCGTCAATCATGGGTCTATACATGGCCCATGCTGACACCCTGCGAAGTCCTGATACAGCCAAGTTCCATGCGATGCGATCTGGGCAATGGCTTGAAGGCGTTAGAGCAAGCGAGGCATCTGTCGCAATGGCCAAGATGGCCAAGGACATGCGAGGCCACTACGCGCCAGGCACCATCAACCGAAGTCTCGGAGCGGTCAAGGCTGCGCTGAAACTGGCCTTTCGCAGCGGCATGATTCCGGAGGACTACGGCTCGAAAATCACCCGACTTCCAGAGAACAACGAGCGCCACCTGTACCTGTCGATCGAAGAGGTCAAGCGCCTGGCGGACTGCTGCAGCGAGCAGGTACGGGCCGCTGTCTGGATCGCGCTACTGACGGGATGCCGACGAGGTGAGATCCTGAAAATGCAGCCAGGTGATATTCAGGAAGGTCGACTAAGGATCAGGGCAGGAAACACAAAAACCCTGAGAGAAAGGACTGTGCCAATTATCCCTGTGTTGAGACCATGGCTTGAGTATCTGCCACTGCAGATCAATGCGGAAGGATTGAAGACTGGATTTCGCCGTGCAAGGGAAAAGGCAGAGATGCCTCACGTTCACTTTCATGATCTGCGTCACTCGTGCGCAAGTCTCTTGATCAACATGGGCGTGTCGCTTCACGTGGTCAAAGAGATCCTTGGACACACGACGATCAAGACCACAGAAAGATACGCACACCTGGACGTCGAGCGCCAGCAAGAGGCGCTGATGATGCTGTCAAAAGCGGTGGACGCTGCCTGA
- the ssb gene encoding single-stranded DNA-binding protein, with the protein MASVNKVIIVGNLGRDPEVRYTSSGVAVCNLSVATTDKRTDKNTGEVREDTEWHRISLFNRLAEIAGEYLKKGSQVYIEGRLRTRKYQDHSGDDRYITEIIGQQLQMLGSRSTAGESESPPGKARRGKPPADDAPQDPGDLDDDIPF; encoded by the coding sequence ATGGCATCTGTCAACAAAGTCATCATCGTCGGCAACCTCGGACGAGATCCGGAAGTGCGCTACACGTCCTCAGGCGTGGCTGTCTGCAATCTGTCAGTGGCCACCACTGACAAGAGAACCGACAAGAACACCGGCGAAGTCCGAGAGGACACCGAGTGGCACCGAATCTCACTTTTTAACCGTCTGGCTGAGATTGCTGGCGAGTATCTGAAGAAAGGCAGTCAGGTCTACATCGAAGGCAGACTGCGCACCAGAAAGTACCAGGATCACTCGGGAGACGATCGGTACATCACCGAGATCATCGGTCAGCAGTTGCAGATGCTCGGATCCCGTAGCACGGCAGGCGAAAGTGAATCGCCCCCAGGTAAAGCCAGGAGAGGAAAGCCACCAGCTGACGACGCGCCGCAGGATCCCGGCGACCTTGATGATGACATCCCGTTCTGA
- a CDS encoding Acb2/Tad1 domain-containing protein, which yields MDNQHRQIKGYRELSQEEIDLMNQIKQKGAELSQLVQSLRDTEGLDQRWISIGATDLQTGLMALTRGVAKPTFF from the coding sequence ATGGATAATCAGCACAGACAGATAAAGGGCTATCGAGAGCTCAGCCAGGAAGAGATCGACCTTATGAACCAGATCAAGCAAAAAGGCGCTGAGCTTAGCCAACTGGTCCAGTCTCTACGTGACACTGAAGGCCTTGATCAGCGATGGATCAGCATCGGGGCAACCGATCTACAGACCGGGCTGATGGCACTGACACGTGGTGTTGCCAAACCCACCTTTTTCTAA
- a CDS encoding DUF2303 family protein gives MQELISQADGLGHALEVGAAIGDAKEVGLGSYAVVPQGYDLRSLEKFEASPMRKSGAVTLEDAASFIRYFNLHAIESSQIYGRINPPMFVGVLDDHGGDYPGWKEHLVKYACPFSIEWKEWSSKDKTGMSQEQFAEFIERNLPDIVEPPGADMLEISRSLQAKKKVNFSSGLRLANGQQELTYEEEIQGTSAKGKLQIPETFKIGIQVLEGGAPYAIECRLRYRIKDATLVMWYELVRPHKILEDAVNDVWSTIEQQTTRLIYRGSI, from the coding sequence ATGCAAGAACTGATATCACAGGCCGATGGACTAGGCCACGCTTTGGAAGTCGGTGCCGCCATAGGTGACGCAAAGGAGGTCGGGCTCGGTTCGTATGCCGTGGTACCGCAAGGGTATGACCTTCGTAGCCTGGAGAAATTCGAGGCGTCCCCGATGCGTAAGTCTGGCGCCGTCACGCTGGAGGATGCAGCAAGCTTCATCCGGTATTTCAACCTCCATGCGATTGAGAGCAGCCAGATCTACGGACGGATCAATCCACCGATGTTCGTGGGCGTACTCGATGACCACGGTGGCGACTATCCGGGGTGGAAAGAGCACCTGGTCAAGTATGCGTGTCCATTCTCGATCGAGTGGAAGGAATGGAGCAGCAAAGACAAGACCGGCATGAGTCAGGAACAGTTCGCCGAGTTCATCGAGCGCAACCTGCCCGATATTGTCGAGCCGCCTGGTGCAGATATGCTGGAGATCTCGCGCAGTCTGCAGGCCAAGAAGAAGGTCAACTTCTCTTCTGGCCTTCGTCTGGCCAACGGGCAGCAAGAGCTGACCTACGAGGAAGAGATCCAGGGCACTTCAGCCAAAGGCAAGCTGCAGATCCCCGAGACCTTCAAGATCGGCATTCAGGTTCTCGAAGGGGGCGCACCGTACGCGATTGAATGTCGCCTTCGGTACCGGATCAAAGATGCAACCCTGGTCATGTGGTACGAGCTGGTCCGGCCGCACAAGATCCTCGAGGACGCCGTAAACGACGTTTGGTCCACCATCGAGCAGCAGACAACCCGACTGATCTACCGAGGCAGCATCTAA